In Phormidium ambiguum IAM M-71, one DNA window encodes the following:
- a CDS encoding M48 family metallopeptidase, giving the protein MPTYKGISSEAFRHPLDREAEETLRSLPGFDLVASKFVEFLYERPQFVYHLGNSIQVGPRQYSSIYQMFRECVRDLDIYPEPAIFISQYPLANAYALGQEHPSIVLNSALLDLMSEAEIKSVIAHELGHIKCGHTILTQMALWAISTASFIGEMTFGLGNLISGGLIFAFYEWKRRSELSADRAALLLSDELNPVLMSMMKLAGGSLKYGNECSLPEFIQQSQRYQNLDEDGLNQVYKFLLYNNLAQGVFLSHPFLVERISHLQQWSGSEEYRQIRNGNYQKSAAEGAVDIKAETPTNQVDDLRRQIEELQKEIDRIKKKPQ; this is encoded by the coding sequence ATGCCAACGTATAAAGGAATCTCCAGCGAAGCTTTTCGTCATCCGCTCGATCGAGAAGCGGAAGAAACCCTCCGTAGTTTACCAGGTTTCGATCTGGTCGCTAGCAAATTTGTCGAATTTCTCTATGAACGGCCCCAATTTGTTTATCATCTAGGTAACAGTATTCAAGTTGGGCCAAGGCAATATTCTAGCATTTATCAAATGTTTCGAGAGTGTGTCAGAGATTTGGACATTTACCCGGAACCAGCTATATTTATTAGTCAATATCCTTTAGCTAATGCTTATGCGTTAGGTCAAGAACATCCTTCAATTGTACTTAATTCTGCACTCTTAGATTTAATGAGTGAAGCTGAAATTAAGTCAGTAATTGCTCATGAATTAGGACATATAAAATGCGGTCATACTATCTTAACCCAAATGGCACTTTGGGCAATTAGTACGGCTTCTTTTATTGGGGAAATGACTTTTGGTTTGGGTAATTTGATTAGTGGGGGATTAATTTTTGCTTTTTATGAGTGGAAAAGGCGATCGGAATTGTCAGCCGATCGCGCAGCTTTGTTATTAAGTGATGAATTGAATCCCGTTTTAATGTCAATGATGAAATTAGCTGGGGGTAGCTTAAAATATGGGAATGAATGTAGTCTACCGGAATTTATTCAGCAATCCCAGAGATACCAAAATTTAGATGAAGATGGACTGAATCAAGTTTATAAATTCTTACTTTATAATAACCTCGCCCAAGGTGTTTTTCTCAGCCATCCTTTTTTAGTAGAACGGATTAGTCATTTACAACAATGGTCGGGATCTGAGGAGTATCGCCAAATTCGTAACGGCAATTATCAAAAATCAGCCGCCGAAGGTGCTGTTGATATTAAAGCCGAAACACCAACCAATCAAGTTGATGATTTGCGCCGTCAAATAGAGGAATTGCAGAAAGAGATCGATCGCATTAAAAAGAAACCACAATAA
- a CDS encoding elongation factor G, producing the protein MNEKVVSNCRNVAIVGPYLSGKTSLLESLLFVTGAISRKGSIKDKNTVGDSSAEARDRQMSVEVSVANTQYEDINFTFLDCPGSVEFAQETYNALIGVDAAVVVCEPVCDRVLTLAPLFKFLDDWEIPHLVFINKMDRANNNFMDVLHALKTVSSRPLVPHQYPIGQGEELIGFIDLVTEQAYHYHPGAPADPVPFPTQLKEQEHAARAEMLEELANFDDHLLEELLEEIEPPQEEIVADLKMELGADLIVPVFLGVAEKDFGVRPLLEALLREAPEPNSIKERRNISVKGDALLAQVLKTYFTPQGGKLSLVRVWQGVLTDGATLNGVRAGGLYRLTGQQQTGVQEAKAGEIVAVGRLEGIKTGDTLSNNSGKPELELPKAEQLTPVYALAVTAEKRNDEVKISTAFAKLTEEDPSLAWEQHGDTREVILWGQGDIHLQIALDRLRRKYNLPMATHLPQVPYKETIRKPANSVHGRYKHQSGGHGQFGDVYLDIKPLNRGEGFNFDEKIVGGVVPRQYIPGVETGVREFLAHGPLGFPVVDVAVTLINGSYHTVDSSEQAFKQAARLAMQEGLPQCQPILLEPIAAIEISTPKDFTSKAMQLLTGRRGQVLGYEAKDGWKGWDKISAYLPQAEMRDFIIELRSLTMGVGFFDWKYDHLQEVPDKVAEKVVATNGNGNGNGK; encoded by the coding sequence ATGAACGAAAAAGTTGTTTCCAACTGCCGGAATGTTGCGATCGTAGGCCCTTATTTAAGCGGTAAAACTAGCTTGCTAGAAAGTTTATTATTTGTAACAGGTGCGATTTCGCGCAAAGGCAGTATCAAAGATAAAAATACAGTGGGAGATAGTTCTGCTGAAGCACGCGATCGCCAAATGAGCGTCGAAGTATCAGTAGCAAACACCCAATACGAAGACATCAACTTTACATTTTTAGATTGTCCGGGTTCCGTAGAATTTGCCCAAGAAACTTATAACGCTTTAATTGGTGTAGACGCAGCAGTAGTAGTTTGTGAACCAGTGTGCGATCGCGTCCTCACCCTTGCCCCCCTGTTCAAATTCCTCGACGACTGGGAAATTCCTCACCTAGTATTCATCAACAAAATGGATCGGGCGAACAACAACTTCATGGACGTACTGCACGCCCTGAAAACCGTTTCTAGCCGTCCCTTAGTTCCGCATCAATATCCGATCGGTCAAGGAGAAGAACTGATCGGTTTCATCGACCTCGTAACAGAACAAGCTTATCACTACCATCCCGGAGCCCCAGCTGACCCCGTACCGTTCCCCACACAACTCAAAGAACAGGAACACGCTGCCCGGGCAGAAATGTTAGAAGAGTTAGCCAACTTCGACGATCACCTACTCGAAGAACTCCTCGAAGAAATTGAACCACCCCAAGAAGAAATAGTCGCTGACCTGAAAATGGAACTAGGCGCAGACTTAATTGTGCCAGTATTCTTAGGAGTTGCCGAAAAAGACTTTGGCGTGCGACCCTTACTAGAAGCCCTCTTGCGCGAAGCCCCCGAACCAAACAGCATCAAAGAACGGCGCAACATTTCCGTCAAAGGCGATGCACTTCTAGCTCAAGTACTGAAAACTTACTTCACTCCCCAAGGTGGCAAACTTTCCTTAGTCAGAGTTTGGCAAGGTGTTCTTACAGACGGCGCAACCCTCAACGGCGTGCGTGCAGGCGGCTTATATCGTCTCACAGGTCAACAACAAACCGGAGTCCAAGAAGCTAAAGCTGGAGAAATTGTTGCTGTAGGCAGGTTAGAGGGCATAAAAACTGGCGATACCCTCTCAAATAACAGTGGAAAACCGGAGTTAGAGTTACCCAAAGCGGAACAATTAACTCCGGTTTATGCTTTAGCCGTAACAGCAGAAAAACGCAACGACGAAGTAAAAATCAGTACAGCTTTTGCCAAATTAACTGAAGAAGACCCTTCTTTAGCTTGGGAACAACACGGCGACACCCGCGAAGTCATTCTCTGGGGACAAGGTGATATTCACTTGCAAATAGCTTTAGACCGTCTGCGTCGCAAGTATAATTTGCCAATGGCGACACATTTACCGCAAGTTCCCTACAAAGAAACCATCCGCAAACCTGCCAATTCGGTACATGGACGCTACAAACACCAAAGCGGCGGACATGGACAATTTGGCGATGTTTACTTGGATATTAAACCTTTGAATCGAGGCGAAGGTTTCAACTTTGATGAAAAGATTGTTGGTGGAGTAGTTCCCCGGCAATATATCCCTGGTGTGGAAACAGGTGTGCGAGAATTTTTGGCGCATGGGCCATTAGGTTTCCCAGTAGTTGATGTGGCGGTAACGCTAATTAATGGTTCTTATCACACGGTAGATAGTTCAGAACAAGCCTTTAAGCAAGCTGCACGTTTAGCGATGCAAGAAGGACTACCTCAATGTCAACCAATTCTATTAGAACCGATCGCTGCAATTGAAATTTCCACCCCCAAAGATTTTACTTCCAAAGCTATGCAATTGCTCACCGGACGACGGGGACAAGTGTTAGGTTACGAAGCGAAAGATGGTTGGAAAGGTTGGGATAAAATTTCTGCTTATTTACCACAAGCGGAAATGCGTGACTTTATTATTGAGTTACGCAGTCTCACAATGGGTGTAGGTTTCTTTGATTGGAAATATGACCATTTGCAAGAAGTCCCTGATAAAGTTGCCGAAAAAGTTGTCGCAACTAATGGGAACGGGAATGGTAACGGCAAATAA
- a CDS encoding GUN4 domain-containing protein — MAQNWAITIGINKYQFMQPLNYAMRDAELVRDFLCNEAGFEKVFYFSDESPEVNGKSTLPYRANLLRVLRQIFENPFMSAGDNFWFFFSGHGMRYNGRDYLMPSDGDPGDVENTAICINHINERLRRCGADNIVLILDACRNLGTRTGEGIGNQTAEESRQTGVVSIFSCSPNEYSFEIEELKQGAFTFALLEGLGVKGKRATVERLNDYLNYRVPELNRLHSKPRQTPYTIAEPVTKSHLILLPKYATSSDLATLKNDASHAELEEDLELAEQLWIRVIAVSYGQDIQALKALQRIERKRLLKQQSETKPIQLISAVGMDYTNLQNLLAAGEWREADEQTARIMLKVAKREKQGWLDRENFEQFPCEDLRTIDQLWVKHSNGRFGFSVQKKIWLEVGGKPGIYNEEVWKRFSDRVGWLVENRWIYYRDLTFHANASQGHLPGVGGVLVCLGCGDCILFEWIGNWVWGISALTSRLEICNI, encoded by the coding sequence ATGGCGCAGAATTGGGCAATAACAATTGGCATCAACAAATATCAATTTATGCAACCGTTAAATTATGCTATGCGGGATGCAGAATTGGTACGAGATTTTCTTTGTAATGAAGCTGGTTTTGAGAAAGTTTTTTATTTCTCGGATGAGTCGCCAGAGGTTAATGGAAAATCAACTCTTCCTTATCGTGCTAATTTGCTGCGAGTTTTGCGGCAAATTTTTGAAAATCCTTTTATGTCTGCTGGAGATAACTTTTGGTTTTTCTTTAGTGGACATGGAATGCGTTACAATGGACGAGATTACTTAATGCCTTCTGATGGCGATCCTGGGGATGTAGAAAACACGGCAATTTGTATCAATCACATTAACGAACGTTTGCGTCGCTGTGGTGCTGATAATATTGTCTTAATTCTCGATGCTTGTCGAAATTTGGGTACTCGAACCGGAGAAGGAATTGGCAATCAGACTGCTGAAGAATCGAGACAAACGGGAGTTGTCAGCATTTTTTCTTGTAGTCCAAACGAGTATTCTTTTGAAATTGAAGAGTTAAAACAAGGTGCTTTTACTTTTGCATTGCTAGAAGGATTAGGTGTTAAAGGTAAACGTGCAACAGTTGAGCGATTAAACGATTATTTGAATTATCGAGTTCCAGAATTAAATCGGTTACACAGCAAACCTCGACAAACCCCTTATACTATTGCTGAACCTGTCACTAAATCACATTTGATTCTTTTACCTAAATACGCAACTTCATCTGATTTGGCTACTCTAAAAAATGATGCTTCTCATGCTGAACTTGAAGAAGATTTGGAACTAGCAGAACAATTATGGATCAGGGTAATAGCTGTTTCTTATGGTCAAGATATCCAAGCATTAAAAGCATTACAAAGAATTGAACGTAAACGGTTACTAAAGCAGCAATCTGAAACTAAACCTATTCAACTCATTTCAGCAGTAGGAATGGATTACACTAATTTACAAAATTTACTAGCTGCTGGAGAATGGCGAGAAGCTGATGAACAAACGGCAAGGATTATGCTCAAAGTAGCTAAACGAGAAAAACAAGGATGGCTAGATAGGGAAAATTTTGAACAATTTCCCTGTGAAGATCTACGCACCATTGACCAACTTTGGGTAAAACACAGCAATGGGCGCTTTGGCTTTAGCGTACAGAAAAAGATTTGGCTAGAAGTCGGTGGTAAGCCAGGTATCTACAACGAAGAAGTTTGGAAAAGGTTTAGTGATCGTGTTGGTTGGCTTGTGGAAAACAGATGGATTTACTATCGTGATCTTACCTTCCATGCCAATGCTTCGCAAGGCCATCTCCCTGGAGTTGGTGGGGTTTTAGTCTGTTTGGGGTGTGGTGATTGTATATTGTTTGAGTGGATTGGTAACTGGGTTTGGGGTATCTCTGCTCTCACATCCAGGCTTGAAATCTGTAATATATAA
- a CDS encoding type II toxin-antitoxin system HicB family antitoxin yields MRYAIVIEKAAGNYSAYVPDLPGCVATGVTLEEVEQQIKEAISFHLEGLREEGLPIPEATTLCEYVQV; encoded by the coding sequence ATGCGTTATGCAATTGTAATTGAAAAAGCAGCAGGAAATTACTCAGCTTATGTTCCAGATTTACCGGGATGTGTAGCAACTGGTGTAACTCTTGAAGAGGTAGAACAGCAAATTAAAGAAGCAATTTCTTTTCACTTAGAAGGATTACGTGAGGAAGGTTTACCAATTCCCGAAGCAACTACTTTATGCGAATATGTCCAAGTCTAG
- a CDS encoding mucoidy inhibitor MuiA family protein gives MTNDCKICEVTVYHNQALVTRRGKISLNGGQQEIAIANLPLTVHADSVTARCLSNPDVQLLAVRTERIFANESLQQRTNQILGKIRQLEEQKRQLEDQINSVQLQQAFIQSFSEKSVDRFTSNLNSESLNLTEVQELLDFLGKSYQNYAQSITEHEKHLIEIDKRLEVLYQQLKQIQQPVYKQIQSSVSIFIILESTLPGDCELEINYLVSQVDWTPFYDLRNSNITKHINLNYLAEIKQKTGENWTDVNLNISTAKPNLATQTLKLEPWYITGRKLPSCSPNNRQSQDDFAELEALLAEENDPAKKTDLVQVQKLVEQPNNFPGIVTFKLDKNYTILSDGTPHKVTVFNKDLPCHTEYVAILRQMSFAYLEATVTNNTNGVTLLPGKANIFFDNALIGTTELEKIAPGEEFKLNLGTDRDLKIEQNLVERDIEIIGNYRRTTFAYKVTVLNLKAEKVKLKLIVQLPVSRDEKVKVRLTNINPETHLGKMGELEWLFNLRAKGKRQFKREVYYQFTIEHPTEITVESLDI, from the coding sequence ATGACAAATGACTGTAAAATTTGTGAAGTAACTGTTTATCACAACCAAGCATTAGTTACTCGACGGGGTAAGATTAGTTTAAACGGTGGACAGCAGGAAATTGCGATCGCCAATTTACCTCTAACAGTTCATGCTGATTCTGTAACTGCCAGATGTTTGAGTAATCCAGATGTACAATTATTAGCAGTGCGTACAGAACGCATTTTTGCTAATGAATCTTTGCAGCAAAGAACTAATCAAATTTTAGGAAAAATTCGTCAATTAGAAGAACAAAAACGCCAATTAGAAGATCAAATAAATTCAGTTCAATTACAACAAGCTTTCATTCAAAGTTTTAGTGAAAAATCTGTAGATAGATTCACTAGTAATTTAAATTCCGAATCGCTTAATCTTACCGAAGTTCAAGAATTACTTGATTTTCTCGGAAAATCCTACCAAAATTATGCTCAAAGTATTACTGAACATGAAAAACATCTAATAGAAATCGACAAACGCTTAGAAGTATTATATCAACAACTAAAGCAAATCCAACAACCTGTTTATAAACAAATTCAAAGCAGCGTTAGCATTTTCATAATCTTAGAATCAACTTTACCTGGAGATTGCGAATTAGAAATTAATTATCTAGTTAGTCAGGTTGATTGGACACCATTTTATGACTTACGAAATAGTAATATAACTAAGCATATTAATCTTAATTACTTGGCAGAAATTAAGCAAAAAACCGGGGAAAATTGGACAGATGTTAATCTTAATATCTCAACAGCTAAACCAAATTTAGCTACTCAAACACTAAAATTAGAACCTTGGTATATTACTGGTAGAAAACTTCCATCTTGTTCTCCCAACAATAGGCAAAGTCAGGATGATTTTGCTGAGCTAGAAGCTTTGTTGGCTGAAGAAAACGATCCAGCTAAAAAAACAGACCTAGTGCAGGTACAAAAACTAGTTGAGCAACCGAATAATTTTCCAGGCATAGTTACCTTTAAACTAGATAAAAACTATACTATTCTCTCTGATGGTACGCCTCATAAAGTTACTGTTTTCAATAAAGATTTGCCTTGTCATACAGAATATGTTGCTATCCTTAGACAAATGAGTTTTGCTTATTTGGAAGCGACTGTTACTAACAACACAAATGGTGTGACTTTGTTACCAGGAAAAGCCAATATTTTTTTTGATAATGCTTTGATTGGAACTACTGAGTTAGAAAAGATTGCACCAGGAGAAGAATTTAAATTAAATTTGGGGACCGATCGAGATTTGAAAATTGAGCAAAATTTAGTAGAACGAGATATAGAAATTATTGGTAATTATCGCCGCACTACATTTGCTTATAAAGTGACAGTTCTGAATTTGAAAGCAGAAAAAGTTAAACTGAAATTGATTGTCCAATTACCTGTTAGTCGTGATGAGAAAGTAAAAGTTCGTTTGACTAATATAAACCCAGAAACTCATTTAGGAAAAATGGGAGAATTAGAATGGTTATTCAATTTAAGAGCAAAGGGAAAACGGCAATTTAAGCGAGAGGTTTATTATCAATTTACGATCGAGCATCCTACTGAAATTACGGTGGAAAGTTTAGATATTTAG
- a CDS encoding DUF433 domain-containing protein codes for MTLAIVAERAPLHITDDGVVRVGKTRVTLDTIVSVFKQGATTEEIVYRYPSLKLADVYATIAFYLNHQDEVEAYLQQRQQEAQEVRKMNKAKFDPQGLRDRLLARKAEQEVC; via the coding sequence ATGACATTAGCAATTGTAGCTGAAAGAGCACCACTGCATATTACTGATGATGGTGTAGTTCGAGTAGGCAAAACTCGCGTAACACTTGATACTATAGTTTCTGTTTTCAAACAAGGAGCGACTACAGAAGAAATTGTTTATCGTTATCCATCTCTGAAACTTGCTGATGTATATGCTACTATTGCCTTCTATCTCAACCATCAAGATGAAGTTGAAGCATACTTACAGCAACGACAGCAGGAAGCTCAAGAAGTTCGGAAAATGAATAAGGCGAAGTTTGATCCGCAGGGTTTGCGCGACAGATTATTAGCTCGCAAAGCTGAACAGGAAGTATGTTGA
- a CDS encoding type II toxin-antitoxin system HicA family toxin, whose amino-acid sequence MKVREIIKQIEEDGWYLVRTRGSHRQYKHPTKSGLVTIPGKPSDDLAPGTLNSILKQAQLKQQSENTEHQQETEEESN is encoded by the coding sequence ATGAAAGTAAGAGAAATCATTAAACAGATAGAAGAAGATGGCTGGTATCTTGTCAGAACTAGGGGAAGTCACCGTCAGTATAAACATCCAACAAAATCAGGTTTAGTTACAATTCCAGGTAAACCATCTGATGATTTAGCTCCTGGTACATTAAATAGTATTTTGAAACAAGCTCAGTTGAAACAACAATCAGAAAATACAGAACATCAACAAGAAACAGAAGAGGAATCAAACTAA
- a CDS encoding DUF5615 family PIN-like protein, with translation MLKFLADENFDNTIVRGLFRRKPSIDIVRVQDVGLSGEEDPTILAWAAQENRILLTHDVATITRFAYERIREGLPMRGVIEVSTDAQIGLVIEDILLLIDCSLEGELEGQIYYLPL, from the coding sequence ATGTTGAAATTCCTTGCTGATGAGAACTTTGATAACACGATCGTTAGAGGACTATTTCGCCGTAAACCAAGTATTGATATTGTCCGAGTTCAAGATGTTGGTTTATCAGGTGAGGAAGATCCAACTATTTTGGCTTGGGCAGCGCAAGAAAATAGAATATTGCTAACTCATGATGTGGCTACAATTACACGCTTCGCTTATGAAAGAATCAGGGAAGGTTTACCGATGCGTGGTGTGATTGAGGTGAGTACAGATGCACAAATTGGACTGGTAATAGAAGATATTTTGCTGCTTATAGATTGTAGTTTGGAAGGCGAATTAGAAGGACAGATTTATTATCTTCCGCTTTAA
- the ispG gene encoding (E)-4-hydroxy-3-methylbut-2-enyl-diphosphate synthase: protein MQTLPNPATSTSQPEFETVIKRRKTRPVKVANVTIGGGYPVVVQSMINEDTMDIDGSVAAIRRLHEIGCEIVRVTVPSVGHAKAVGEIKQKLRETYQDVPLVADVHHNGMKIALEVAKYVDKVRINPGLYVFEKPKPDRTEFTQAEIDEIGEKIRETLEPLVVSLRDQGKAMRIGVNHGSLAERMLFTYGDTPEGMVESAIEFIRICESLDFRNLVISMKASRVPVMVAAYRLMAKRMDELGMDYPLHLGVTEAGDGEYGRIKSTAGIATLLADGIGDTIRVSLTEAPEKEIPVCYSILQALGLRKTMVEYVACPSCGRTLFNLEEVLHKVREATKHLTGLDIAVMGCIVNGPGEMADADYGYVGKQPGFISLYRGREEIKKVPESQGVEELINLIKSDGRWVEP, encoded by the coding sequence ATGCAAACACTGCCCAATCCCGCTACTTCTACCAGTCAACCGGAATTTGAAACCGTAATCAAACGGCGCAAAACTCGTCCCGTGAAAGTTGCTAACGTTACTATTGGCGGCGGCTACCCAGTGGTAGTGCAGTCGATGATTAACGAAGATACGATGGATATTGATGGCTCGGTTGCCGCAATTCGTCGCTTGCATGAAATTGGCTGCGAAATTGTGCGCGTTACCGTTCCTAGTGTCGGTCATGCTAAAGCAGTTGGTGAAATTAAGCAAAAACTCCGGGAAACTTATCAAGATGTGCCATTAGTGGCTGATGTTCACCACAATGGGATGAAAATTGCTTTGGAAGTCGCTAAATATGTGGACAAAGTGCGGATTAATCCGGGATTATATGTGTTTGAGAAACCAAAACCGGATAGAACCGAATTTACACAAGCTGAAATTGACGAAATTGGGGAAAAAATCCGGGAAACTTTAGAACCTTTGGTGGTTTCCTTACGCGATCAAGGTAAGGCGATGCGAATTGGGGTTAATCATGGTTCGCTGGCGGAAAGAATGCTGTTTACTTACGGTGACACGCCGGAAGGGATGGTAGAATCTGCGATCGAATTTATTCGCATTTGTGAATCGCTAGACTTCCGTAACTTAGTCATTTCCATGAAAGCTTCCCGCGTACCTGTGATGGTTGCTGCTTATCGCCTGATGGCGAAGCGGATGGACGAACTGGGAATGGACTATCCTCTACATTTGGGAGTCACTGAAGCCGGGGATGGAGAATATGGCAGAATCAAGTCTACGGCGGGAATTGCTACATTATTAGCAGATGGCATTGGTGACACAATTCGAGTTTCTCTCACCGAAGCACCTGAAAAAGAGATTCCTGTCTGCTATAGTATTCTTCAGGCTTTGGGACTTAGGAAAACGATGGTCGAATATGTCGCCTGTCCTTCCTGCGGTCGTACCTTATTCAACCTTGAAGAAGTGTTGCATAAAGTGCGAGAAGCCACTAAACACCTGACTGGTTTGGACATAGCAGTAATGGGTTGTATTGTCAATGGCCCGGGAGAAATGGCAGATGCCGATTACGGTTATGTGGGAAAACAGCCTGGTTTTATTTCTCTGTATCGTGGCAGAGAAGAAATTAAAAAAGTCCCAGAGTCTCAAGGTGTGGAGGAGCTAATTAACTTAATAAAATCAGACGGTCGTTGGGTTGAACCTTAA
- a CDS encoding globin domain-containing protein produces MALQVEVLQETFQQIKEHTDEFAVSFYENLFHDYPHFQSLFARTNMTEQHKHLVRALMLTIENIRDQETVHDALEQLGARHVRYGALQEYYPDFCATLLKTFASSLGEKWTTEVEQAWIEAFEAISQLMLKGAEKIT; encoded by the coding sequence ATGGCTTTACAAGTAGAAGTTTTACAAGAAACTTTCCAACAGATTAAAGAACACACTGATGAGTTCGCCGTCAGTTTTTATGAAAATCTGTTTCATGATTATCCCCACTTTCAGTCTTTGTTTGCGCGGACAAATATGACAGAACAACACAAGCACTTAGTCCGCGCTTTAATGTTAACTATAGAGAATATTCGAGATCAAGAAACAGTGCATGATGCTTTAGAGCAACTGGGGGCGCGTCATGTCCGATATGGAGCATTGCAAGAATATTATCCTGATTTTTGTGCTACTTTATTGAAAACTTTTGCTTCATCCTTGGGAGAAAAATGGACAACAGAGGTAGAGCAAGCTTGGATAGAAGCTTTTGAGGCTATATCTCAACTAATGTTAAAAGGTGCAGAGAAAATAACTTGA
- the ctpC gene encoding carboxyl-terminal processing protease CtpC codes for MTITRKSLVVSATAAVLTTVAVTGAGIHLSSQAFFRESPKELVDEVWQIVDRNYVDGTFNQVDWQAIRKQYLSRNYATKEDAYKAIREMLKKLDDPYTRFMDPQEFKSMQIDTSGELTGVGIQLTQDEDTKKIVVISPIEGTPAAKAGVLAKDEITKIDGKSTTGMNVNDVVNLIRGPVDSEVSLTIKRNNQEKIFKLKRERIEIHPVRFNARQEVQGNLGYIRLNQFSANAAPEMRQAIQALEKQGVAGYILDLRSNPGGLLYASIDIARMFLKEGSIVSTVDRQGESERQKANHRQLTDKPLVILVDGGSASASEILSGALQDNNRAVLVGTKTFGKGLVQSVRPLGDGSGLAVTIAKYFTPNGRDINHAGIAPNIVIELSDAQKQRLVKNRDEIGTLQDPQYAKAVEILQQQIAKRNGNTRPTSASSQ; via the coding sequence ATGACAATAACAAGAAAAAGTCTCGTTGTAAGTGCGACAGCTGCCGTATTAACGACTGTTGCTGTCACAGGCGCTGGTATTCATCTTTCCAGTCAGGCGTTTTTCAGAGAGAGTCCGAAAGAGCTTGTCGATGAAGTCTGGCAAATTGTCGATCGCAATTATGTAGATGGCACTTTTAACCAAGTAGATTGGCAAGCAATCCGTAAGCAATACCTGAGCCGGAATTACGCTACAAAAGAAGATGCTTACAAAGCAATCCGGGAAATGCTCAAAAAGCTGGACGATCCCTACACCCGGTTTATGGACCCCCAAGAGTTTAAGAGTATGCAAATCGATACCTCTGGGGAACTGACAGGTGTAGGTATCCAGTTAACTCAGGATGAAGATACCAAGAAAATTGTGGTAATTTCTCCCATTGAAGGTACACCCGCAGCGAAAGCTGGAGTACTTGCCAAAGATGAAATTACCAAAATTGATGGGAAGAGCACTACTGGAATGAACGTCAATGACGTAGTAAATTTAATTCGTGGGCCAGTAGATTCAGAAGTTAGCCTGACTATTAAGCGGAATAACCAAGAGAAAATCTTTAAACTTAAACGGGAACGCATCGAAATTCACCCAGTACGTTTTAATGCTCGTCAGGAAGTACAAGGGAATTTAGGTTATATTCGTTTGAATCAGTTTAGTGCTAATGCTGCGCCAGAAATGCGCCAAGCTATTCAAGCTTTAGAAAAACAAGGTGTTGCTGGTTATATTTTGGATCTGCGTTCCAATCCAGGGGGATTGCTTTACGCGAGTATTGATATTGCTCGGATGTTCTTAAAAGAAGGTTCGATCGTTTCTACTGTCGATCGTCAAGGCGAAAGCGAACGGCAAAAAGCAAACCATCGTCAGTTAACAGATAAACCATTAGTAATTTTGGTTGATGGTGGATCTGCTAGTGCTAGCGAAATTCTCTCCGGCGCACTGCAAGACAATAATCGCGCCGTTTTAGTCGGTACAAAAACTTTTGGTAAAGGTTTAGTACAATCAGTAAGACCCTTGGGAGATGGATCGGGATTAGCAGTAACGATCGCTAAGTACTTCACCCCTAACGGTAGAGACATTAATCACGCTGGTATTGCGCCCAATATTGTTATAGAACTCAGCGACGCACAAAAGCAAAGATTGGTGAAAAACCGTGACGAAATTGGTACTTTGCAAGATCCTCAATATGCAAAAGCAGTTGAAATTTTGCAACAACAAATCGCCAAACGTAACGGAAATACTCGTCCAACTTCCGCTTCTTCTCAGTAA